The Streptomyces bacillaris sequence GTCCAGCAGCGACTGGAGGAGGTCCAGCTGCTGCGGATTGCGGGCGGTGGCCGCGAAGGCACGGGCCCAGGCGAGCTGGTGGTCGCTGCCCGGCTCCGCCGCGCGCAGGTGCGCGAGCGTGGCGTCCGTCCACTGGTTGAGCGCGGCCTCCCGGGTCTCCGGCGCGGAGTACAGGTCCAGGGCCAGCTTCACCTGGCGGTGCAGCGACTGGACGACGCCGATGTCCGACTCCTTGCCGATGCCCGAGAGCACCAGCGCCAGGTAGTCGCGGGTGGCCAGCTCGCCGTCGCGGGTCATGTCCCAGGCGGAGGCCCAGCACAGGGCGCGCGGCAGCGACTCGGTGAAGTCGCCCAGGTGCTCGGTGACGACCCGCAGCGACTCCTCGTCCAGGCGGACCTTGGCGTACGAGAGGTCGTCGTCGTTGAGCAGCACGACCGCCGGGCGGGCCTGGCCGACCAGCTCTTCCACGGTGGTGCGCTCGCCGTCGACGTCCAGCTCGATCCGGCTGGTCCGGACGAGCTTGCCGCTCTCGTCCAGGTCGTACGCGCCGATGGCGATCCGGTGCGGGCGCAGCGTCGGCTCGCCCTTGGCTCCGGCGGGCAGCGCCGGGGCCTCCTGGAGCACGGTGAAGGAGGTGATCCGGCCGTCGGCGTCGGTCTCGATCTCCGGGCGCAGGATGTTGATGCCGGCCGTCTCCAGCCACGCCTTCGACCAGGTCTTCAGGTCGCGGCCGGAGGTCTTCTCCAGCGCGCCCAGCAGGTCGGTCAGGCGGGTGTTGCCGAAGGCGTGCGCCTTGAAGTAGGCCTGCACGCCCTGGAAGAACGCGTCCATGCCGACGTACGCCACGAGCTGCTTGAGCACCGAGGCGCCCTTGGCGTACGTGATCCCGTCGAAGTTGACGAGGACGTCGTCCAGGTCGGTGATGTCCGCCATGATCGGGTGCGTGGACGGCAGCTGGTCCTGGCGGTAGGCCCAGGTCTTCATGGAGTTGGCGAACGTGGTCCAGGAGTGCGGCCACTTCGAGCCCTCGGCGTACGCCTGGCAGGCGATCGAGGTGTATGTGGCGAACGACTCGTTGAGCCAGAGGTCGTTCCACCACTCCATGGTGACGAGGTCGCCGAACCACATGTGGGCCAGCTCGTGCAGGATCGTCTCGGCCCGCACCTCGTACGCCGCGTCCGTCACCTTGGAGCGGAAGACGTACTGGTCGCGGATGGTGACCGCGCCCGCGTTCTCCATCGCGCCCGCGTTGAACTCCGGGACGAAGAGCTGGTCGTACTTGGCGAACGGGTACGCGTAGTCGAACTTCTCCTGGAACCAGTCGAAGCCCTGCCGGGTGACGGCGAAGATGTCCTCCGCGTCCAGGTACTCCGCCAGCGAGGGGCGGCAGTAGATGCCGAGCGGGACGGACTGGCCGTCCTTCTCGTAGCTGCTGTGCACCGAGTGGTACGGGCCGACGATGAGCGCCGTGATGTACGTGGAGATGCGCGGCGTCGGCTCGAACGTCCAGACGTCGTCCTTCGGCTCGGGCGTCGGAGAGTTCGAGATGACCGTCCAGCCGGCGGGGGCCTTCACGGTGAACTGGAAGGTCGCCTTCAGGTCCGGCTGCTCGAAGGAGGCGAAGACGCGGCGGGCGTCCGGCACCTCGAACTGGGTGTAGAGGTAGGCCTGCTCGTCGACCGGGTCGACGAACCGGTGCAGCCCCTCACCGGTGTTGGTGTACGCGCAGTCCGCGACGACCTTCAGCTCGTTGGGGCCCTCGCGCAGCCCGGCCAGGGCGATCCGGGAGTCACGGAACACGGCGGCGACGTCCAGCGCCTCGCCGTTGAGCACGGCCTCGTGGACGGCGGGGGCGACCAGGTCGATGAAGGTCTCCGCACCGGCCTCCGCGGAGTCGAAGCGCACGGTGGTCACGGACCGGTAGGTGCCGCCCTCCTGCGCTCCGGAGAGGTCGAGATCGATCTCGTACGCGTCCACGGTCAGCAGGCGCGCCCGCTCCTGTGCCTCTTCGCGGGTCAGATTCGTGCCAGGCACGCGGTCATCTCCTTCGATGGTGACGTTTGCGAGCATCCTTCCACGTCCACCCTCGTCGGACGATGGGTAGTGCACCCTTTCTCACTAGTGGTAGCATTTCTGGTATGAAGATCAGTGTGAGTCTGCCTGAGGAGGATGTCGCCTTCGTCGACGAGTACGCGACGAGGACCGACGCCGATTCCCGGTCCGCTGTCATACACGCCGCTATCGAGTTGCTGCGTACCGCAGGCCTTGAGGCGGAGTACACCGAAGCCTTCCGGGAGTGGGACGCGAGCGAGGACGCCGCTCTGTGGGACCGTACGGTGGCCGACGGGCTCACGGATGCGTAGGGGCGACATTCACCTGGTGGATCTGGAGCCCGCCCGGGGAAGCGAAGCCAACAAGGTACGTCCGGCTGTGATCGTTTCCAACAACGCCGCCAACCGATCGGTCGAGCTGTCCGGCAGGGGCGTCGTCGCCGTGGTGCCGCTGACCTCGAACACTTCGCGGATCCTCAGCTTCCAGGTCCTCCTGGCAGCGGAGGAGAGCCACCTCCCGCAGAACTCCAAGGTTCAGTGCGAACAGATCCGAGCGGTCTCCCCCGACCGGGTCCTGAAGCGCATCGGCCAGGTGCCCCGCCAGCGCATGGTAGAGATCGACAGGGCTCTCCGTCGCCATCTCGCCCTCTGATCCGGCATGCGGAAGGGGCGGTCACCGGAGACACTGGTGACCGCCCCTTCCGCGGTGTGTACGGCCGCGCGTCAGCCCTTCAGCTCGGCCGCCACCAGCTCCGCGATCTGCACGGCGTTGAGCGCCGCGCCCTTGCGGAGGTTGTCGTTGGAGACGAAGAGCGCGAGGCCGTGGTCCACCGTCTCGTCGACCCGGATGCGGCCCACGTAACTGGCGTCCTTGCCGGCCGCCTGGAGCGGGGTCGGGATCTCGGACAGCTCGACGCCCTCGGCGTCCTTCAGCAGCTCGTAGGCGCGCTCGACGCCGATCGGGCGGGCGAAGCGGGCGTTGATCTGGAGCGAGTGGCCGGAGAAGACCGGGACCCGGACGCAGGTGCCGGAGACCTTCAGCCCGGGGATCTCCAGGATCTTGCGGGACTCGTTGCGGAGCTTCTGCTCCTCGTCCGTCTCGAACGAGCCGTCGTCCACGATCGAGCCCGCCAGTGGCAGCACGTTGAAGGCGATCGGACGCTTGTAGACGCCCGGCTCGGGGAAGTCCACGGCCTCGCCGTCGTGGACCAGCTTCTCGGCGTCGGCGACGACCTTGGAGGCCTGGCCGTGCAGCTCGGAGACCCCGGCGAGCCCCGAGCCGGAGACGGCCTGGTAGGTGGCGACGGTCAGCGCTTCGAGACCGGCCTCCTCGTGCAGCGGGCGCAGCACGGGCATGGCGGCCATCGTGGTGCAGTTCGGGTTGGCGATGATCCCCTTGGGGCGTACGCGGGCCGCGTGCGGGTTGACCTCGGAGACGACGAGCGGGACCTCGGGGTCCTTGCGCCAGGCGGAGGAGTTGTCGATCACGACGGCACCCTGGGAGGCGACCTTCTCGGCCAGCGCCTTGGAGGTCGCGCCACCGGCGGAGAACAGCACGATGTCCAGGCCGGTGTAGTCGGCGGTGGAGGCGTCCTCGACGGTGACGGCGGAGCCCTTGAAGTCGATCGTGGAACCGGCGGAGCGGGCGGAGGCGAAGAGCCGCAGCTCGTCGACGGGGAAGTTCCGCTCGGCCAGGATCCTGAGCATGACTGTGCCGACCTGACCGGTGGCGCCGACGATTCCGACCTTCACGAGGACTCCTCTGTTCTGTACACCTGTGCGGCTGTGCGGCCCGTTTGCCGCTCCATGATGCGTATGACCGGGCCCGGCTTGTCCAATCCATTGTCCGACCTGCGGACTCTCCGCGCGGGGACCGCAGGATCTGCATCGGCCGTGCGTGCCAAGGGGAACATCTGCGGCGGCCGTCCCCGGGTGTGACCATGAACACGTACAGCGGGCCGGGAAACACGTGCAGCGGGGCGGGAACACGTACAGCGGGGCGGGTGCTCGTGGAGAGCGCCCGCCCCGCTGCCGTTCGTGCGGTGTCCGTTACGGCGTGACCTTCTCGATCACGACGCTGCCGGTGCCCGCGGCGGTGCCGCGCGCGTTGACGAGCTGGACCTCACCGAAGAACTGACGTCCCTCGGGGGCCGCACCGGCGACCACGACCTCGGCGCCGACCTGAGCCGAGGCGCCGTTCGCCAGGCTGTAGGTCTTCGACGCGTCGACCTTCAGGGTGCCGAGCGAGGGCGTGTAGTACACGTCCCGGTAGTCGTACGTGGTCGACCCGGACGGAACCGAGTAGCCCTCGACGATCACCGTGTACGTACCGGCGGCCGGGTTGGTCAGGCTGACCCGCTCCTCGGAGCCGGCCGTGGTGCCGCTGCCGACCTGGGTGGCGCCCCGGAAGACGTACAGATCGAGGTCGGCGTTGGCGTCCGACGTACCGCCGATGGCGAAGTCGAGCTTCTCGACGCCCGCACCGATGGTGACGGTGGTCTGGCGGGTCTGGCCGGTGGAGATCGACGGCTTGTCGACCTTGGCCGAGCCCAGCGAGCCGCCCTTGAGCTTGCCCTCAAGAGCTGCCGCGCCGTTGGTGACCGTCCAGTTCACCGCGGCCGGGGTGCCGACCTTCGCCTCGGCGATGGTCTGCACCGCCGGGTCGAAGGAGGCGCCCAGGACGGAGACGTCCAGCTTGAACGGGTTGTCCAGCAGCGGCGACGTACGGCGCGACTCGACCTCGATCTCCCAGACGCCGGGGTACGGGTCCTTGTAGGAGCGCACGTCCGGGCGGCAGGTGTTGGCCGGGTTCTCGTAGTTCGGGTAGCAGTTGACCGTGGAGGTCGGGTCGACCGGCGTCCCGTACGGGTGCAGGGCGATGAACCGGGTCTGGCTGCCCGAGCGCAGCGCGCTGAGGGCGACCTCGAGGGTCTTGGCGCCCTCCGGCACGTTGAAGAAGTACGAGGTGGTGCCGTTGCGCTGCACCGAGCTCGAGTTCTTGAACGCGTAGCCGGGGTGGTTCAGCTCGTGCGCGACGACGACGGTGGAGAGGACCTGGTGGTCGATCCCGACGGTCTTCTTGTCGTCCAGCTCCAGGATGGCGCTGTGCACGCCCGCCTTCTTGGCCTTCGCCGTGACCTTCAGCTTGACCGGCACGTCGAGCGGCAGCGAGACGTACTCGGGGCTGCTCAACTTGAAGGTGCCGTCGTTGTTCTTCCACGACAGCTTGTGCTGGACGTTGCGGTCCGGACCGGTGGTGCGGGTGACGGTGATCTCGTAGACCTTCGTCTCGCCGACCTTGAGGCCGCCCTCGCGGTCGTAGAGGCCGGTGCCGAAGCCCGGGTCCTTGAGCGCGAAGTCGATCGCGGTGTCGACCGGGGCCTTCACCTTGTACTCGTGCGCCGGGTTGCCCTTCTTGGTGATGAGCTTCCAGGCACCGACGATGTCGATCAGACCCGAACCCTGGACGTGCGCGGGCACGTCCTTGATGTGCGACGCGGAGCTGGTCAGCGCAACACGGAGGTCGGCCGGGGGCAGCTCCAGGCCCTTCTGCTTCGCGGCGGAGAGCAGCAGGGCCGCGGCGCCGGCGGCCTGCGGCGAGGCCATCGAGGTGCCCTGGAGCATCGAGTAGCCGGGCGGCAGGGCGTAGCCCGCCTCCTTGACCGGCCCGCCCTCGGACCAGGTCTGGGTGGTGTTGATCGCCGCGCCCGGGGCCGCGATGGTCGGCGTGAAGCCGCCGTCCTCACGCGGGCCGCGCGAGGAGAAGGGGAGCATGTCGTACTTCTTGGTGACGTTGGAGCCGTAGTTCGCGGCCCAGGTCTCCTTGGAGATCGACGCGCCCACCGAGATGACGTGGTCGGCCAGGGCCGGGTCACCGATGGTGTTGAGGCCCGGACCGCTGTTGCCTGCGGAGATGACGAGCTGGACGCCGTAGATGTCGACGAGGCGCTTGTACAGCTCGGCGCGGGCGTTGTTGCCGTCGTTCAGCGCCGGCAGGCCGCCGATCGACATGTTGACGATGTCGACGCCGCGGTTGACGACGAGGTCGATCATGCCCTCGGTCAGCGCGATGTTGGTGCAGCCGCCGGACCAGGTGCAGGCGCGCGAGGAGACGACCTTGGCGCCGGGGGCGGCACCGTTCATCTCGCCGCCGAACAGGCCGTTGGCCGCGGTGATGCCCGCGACGTGCGTGCCGTGCGAGCCCTCGATCACGCCGATGTTGACGTAGTCGGCCTTGGCGCCGGACGCGTTGTAGACCACGTTCTTACGGGTCTCGACGACGAACGGGATGCGCTCGACGACCTTGGTGCGCGGGTCGTCCTCGCCGAAGTACGCGACCTGGAACTTGTCCTTGTACGGCTTGAGGGCCGTGTCGTCGGAGAAGTCCGCGTTCTCGTTCAGGTCCACCCGGACGGTGCCCTTGACCGGGTCGTACAGCACGCCCCAGACGTCGGTGGTGTCACCGTCGCGGTTGAGGTCGCCCGCCATGTCGCCGCCGGTGGTGGCCGACTCGGCGAAGGTGGCGAACTTGTAGCTGCCCGCCGGGGCGGACCAGGTCTTGCCGGCCGCCGTGAAGGTCGGGCCGGTGACCGTCTGCGACATCTGCAGCCAGGTGCCGTCCCCGTCGGACACCGGGTCGGTGGCGGTGACCCAGTCGACGATCTTGCGCTCGCCGGTGGTGGTCTTCTTCAGCGCCGGGTGGCCGAGGTCGACACCGGAGTCCAGGACACCGATGGTGATCCCGCGGCCGTCGGCCTTCGGGTTCTTCTTCACGAAGTCGACCGCGCCCGTCTCGAAGGACGGGTTGTACGGGTTGGCGGCCGGGGTCTTCTTGCCCGGTGCCGGGTACGTGCCTGTGGCCTTGAGCTGCTTGGCCCCCGCGGCCCGGTCGCCCGAGGGCGTCGGGTCGTCCAGCTTGATCTCCTGCTTGAGATCGATGCCGAGCACGGACTTGAGCTTGGAGGCCGCCTCGATGGTGGCCCCGGCGGTGCTGGTCGGCACCGTCGCCCGTACGTAGCCGAGCTTGTCGTAGGTCTGGCCGAGCACGGAGCCCTTCACGGCGTCCAGCTGCTCGGTGACCTGCTCGGTCGCCCCCGGAGCGGTGGCGATCATCATCGTGATGTTCTTCTCGCCCTTGGCCTCGGCCTTCGCCAGAACTTCGGCGTCGGCCTTGCCGAGCTTGTCGCCCCGGTCGCTCGTGGCGGCCGGTTTGACGGGTGCCGGTGCCGGGTCGTCGACGGCGAACACCGGCGCGGCACCGGACGCCGCGAGGGCGGCAGCCAGGCCGGCAGCGGCCGCGATGCGTGCGGCGCGTCTCGTCCCGGATATGGAGCTGGGGGATTCCTTGGTCATCAGCATCCCTGTAATTGAAAGAGAGAGTCCGGAATTCGGTACCGGATGACCGCTCAGCCTGGCGTAAATGACAGAGGTTTGTGGAGAGTTGACGGAGACGAGTCAGGTACATGGCACAGATCCGCCACTGGGGACGATGCGCCACGTGGGATGAATGAGGCCAAAGCGGCTGCTGGAATCAGGGATTCCGGCTTTGCGGTCCGGACCGCGGGCCCAGTGGTCCGGACCAGTGGAACCGGCGCCACCGGTCCGGACCGCTCAGCGCGGCAGCACCATCACATAGGCCGCGGGCTCCTGGTCGCCCGCCGCCATCAGCGCCGTGCGCACCACTGTGGCCTGCTGCTCCGTCGCCTCGCGCAGCTTCCGCGGGGTGAGGTGGACGACCGTGATCCCGAGCCGCTCCAGCCGCTCCCGCTTGGCGGCGTACGCGGACCACTGCGGGTCCTCCGTGCGCCCCGCGCCCCGGTTCCCACCCCGCCGCTCCGGTTCCGGCGCACCGAACCGGGGTGCCCGGGTGTCCAGTTCCACGGCAACGGCGAGATCCGGCCAGTACGCGTCCACCCCGCCCAGCTCCGGCCCGCCCGGCAGCCGCAGCTCCACGTTCCACAGCGGTTCGGGCAGCCCGTGCTCGCGCACCATCGCGTACAGCCGCCCTTCCGCCGCCGCGCGCCCCTCCGCCAGCAGCGCGTCCACGGCGCCCACCACCGCCGGTCGCCCCAGCACCTTCGCCGCACTCAACTCCCGCACCACGGCACCCGGTTCGCAGTGCCCGGCCCGCACGGCCTCGGTCAGCAGCCGGCGTACGTCCGCCGCGTCGCCCGCCCCCGCCACCGCGTCGGCCAGCGCCCGCTCCACCGGCGCGACGGGCACCCCGGCCAGCCGTACCGGCGGGGGCAGTGCGGCGGCCCGCACCACCTCCACGTACCGGGTCGAGCGCAGCCGCCGGGTCCGCGGCACCAGGACATCGACGCGGTGCAGCGCCTCCAGGTCCGGCGCCGAGGCGAAACCGTGCAGCGCGAGCGCCGCCAGACCGGTCACCATCGCCTCGCCGAACCCGTCGTCCGTGGGCTCCGGGGGCGTACGCCGGGAGGAGGCCGGCGGGCGCCCCGCGTACAACAGGGCGCCGTGCAGCCGCTCCTGGCCGCTGGGCGGGCCCGCGTGCAGCAGATAGACGCCCGGCAGCAGGGGCTGCCAGGGCCCGCCGGGCAGACACTGCGCCGACGTCTGCGCGGCGGAGACACCCCGTGCGCGGAGCTGGGCGGCGGACAGGACGCGGTGGGGCGCGTCCTGGAAGGGGTGCGCGGGGCGCGGGAAAAGCGGGGGCAAAGGGGAGAGCGGGGTGTTCTGGGTCATGGTTGATGATTTCCCGCCAACCCGGGCTGCCCTAACCCCTGTTACATAGCCGTCGACAATTCCGGACAACGCGCCCCTAAAGTACGGGCGTTCGAGGACCGAAAAGGACCGTCGCGCGAAGAATGCGGAGGGGCGCGTCGGGCGGATGTACGAGCGCCGATTTCGCGCCGCGCACACTCCGGACCCGCGCGCCCCCTCCTGCCGGGGCCGCCCCCGATCACGTACGAGGGACGACCCCGCTCACGCACGTGCCGGGGACCCCGCTCACGTACGTACGGGGAATGACCCCGCTCACGCCCGCGCGTCGCACTCCTGCCCGCGCAGCACCCGCGCGAGGTCGTCCCGTGCCTCCAGGACGAGCCGGCGCAGCGCCGGAGCGGCGTCCTCGTGGTCGCTCAGCCAGGCGTCGGTCGCCGCGAGGGTCTCCGGGCTGTCCTGGAGCGCGGGGAAGAGCCCCCGCACCACGTGCATGCCGATCTGGATGGACCGCTCGGCCCAGATCCGCTCGATCACCGCGAAGTAGCGGTCCGCGTAAGGAGCCAGCAGCTCCCGCTGCGAGGGCTGCTCGAACCCGGTGATCGTCGCCTCGACCAGGGCGTTGGAGAGCTTGTCCGACTCCACGACCGCCGCCCAGGCCTGGGCCTTGACCGCCTCCGAGGGGCGCGAGGCCAGGCACCGTACGTGGTGGCGCTTGCCGGACGCCGTGTCGTCGCGGGCCAGTTCGGCGTCGATGGCCGCCTCGTCCGCCGCCCCGTGCGAGGCGAGCGGCGAGAGGAAGGCCCAGCGCAGCTCCTGGTCGACCTCCAGGCCGTCGATCCGGGCCGTGCCGTCCAGCAGCGAGCCCAGCAGCCGGAAGTCCGCCTCGGAGCCCGCGACGGCCGCGAAGAAGCGGGCCCAGGTCAGCTGGTGCTGGCTGCCCGGCTCGGCCTGCCGCAGCTCGCGCAGCGCGCCCTCGGCCAGCGCCCGGCCGCCCTCCTC is a genomic window containing:
- the pepN gene encoding aminopeptidase N, translating into MPGTNLTREEAQERARLLTVDAYEIDLDLSGAQEGGTYRSVTTVRFDSAEAGAETFIDLVAPAVHEAVLNGEALDVAAVFRDSRIALAGLREGPNELKVVADCAYTNTGEGLHRFVDPVDEQAYLYTQFEVPDARRVFASFEQPDLKATFQFTVKAPAGWTVISNSPTPEPKDDVWTFEPTPRISTYITALIVGPYHSVHSSYEKDGQSVPLGIYCRPSLAEYLDAEDIFAVTRQGFDWFQEKFDYAYPFAKYDQLFVPEFNAGAMENAGAVTIRDQYVFRSKVTDAAYEVRAETILHELAHMWFGDLVTMEWWNDLWLNESFATYTSIACQAYAEGSKWPHSWTTFANSMKTWAYRQDQLPSTHPIMADITDLDDVLVNFDGITYAKGASVLKQLVAYVGMDAFFQGVQAYFKAHAFGNTRLTDLLGALEKTSGRDLKTWSKAWLETAGINILRPEIETDADGRITSFTVLQEAPALPAGAKGEPTLRPHRIAIGAYDLDESGKLVRTSRIELDVDGERTTVEELVGQARPAVVLLNDDDLSYAKVRLDEESLRVVTEHLGDFTESLPRALCWASAWDMTRDGELATRDYLALVLSGIGKESDIGVVQSLHRQVKLALDLYSAPETREAALNQWTDATLAHLRAAEPGSDHQLAWARAFAATARNPQQLDLLQSLLDGTEAIEGLTVDTELRWSFVQRLAAVGLLDEEEIAAEYERDKTAAGERHAAFARAAQPSEEAKAQAWASVVEQGDLPNAVQEAVISGFVQPDQRELLAPYTEKYFASVKEVSDSRSHEMAQQIIVGLYPTLQVSQETLDATDAWLESAEPSAALRRMMSESRAGVERALKAQAADAAAATA
- a CDS encoding ribbon-helix-helix domain-containing protein, with amino-acid sequence MKISVSLPEEDVAFVDEYATRTDADSRSAVIHAAIELLRTAGLEAEYTEAFREWDASEDAALWDRTVADGLTDA
- a CDS encoding type II toxin-antitoxin system PemK/MazF family toxin, whose amino-acid sequence is MDLEPARGSEANKVRPAVIVSNNAANRSVELSGRGVVAVVPLTSNTSRILSFQVLLAAEESHLPQNSKVQCEQIRAVSPDRVLKRIGQVPRQRMVEIDRALRRHLAL
- a CDS encoding aspartate-semialdehyde dehydrogenase — its product is MKVGIVGATGQVGTVMLRILAERNFPVDELRLFASARSAGSTIDFKGSAVTVEDASTADYTGLDIVLFSAGGATSKALAEKVASQGAVVIDNSSAWRKDPEVPLVVSEVNPHAARVRPKGIIANPNCTTMAAMPVLRPLHEEAGLEALTVATYQAVSGSGLAGVSELHGQASKVVADAEKLVHDGEAVDFPEPGVYKRPIAFNVLPLAGSIVDDGSFETDEEQKLRNESRKILEIPGLKVSGTCVRVPVFSGHSLQINARFARPIGVERAYELLKDAEGVELSEIPTPLQAAGKDASYVGRIRVDETVDHGLALFVSNDNLRKGAALNAVQIAELVAAELKG
- a CDS encoding S8 family serine peptidase; translated protein: MLMTKESPSSISGTRRAARIAAAAGLAAALAASGAAPVFAVDDPAPAPVKPAATSDRGDKLGKADAEVLAKAEAKGEKNITMMIATAPGATEQVTEQLDAVKGSVLGQTYDKLGYVRATVPTSTAGATIEAASKLKSVLGIDLKQEIKLDDPTPSGDRAAGAKQLKATGTYPAPGKKTPAANPYNPSFETGAVDFVKKNPKADGRGITIGVLDSGVDLGHPALKKTTTGERKIVDWVTATDPVSDGDGTWLQMSQTVTGPTFTAAGKTWSAPAGSYKFATFAESATTGGDMAGDLNRDGDTTDVWGVLYDPVKGTVRVDLNENADFSDDTALKPYKDKFQVAYFGEDDPRTKVVERIPFVVETRKNVVYNASGAKADYVNIGVIEGSHGTHVAGITAANGLFGGEMNGAAPGAKVVSSRACTWSGGCTNIALTEGMIDLVVNRGVDIVNMSIGGLPALNDGNNARAELYKRLVDIYGVQLVISAGNSGPGLNTIGDPALADHVISVGASISKETWAANYGSNVTKKYDMLPFSSRGPREDGGFTPTIAAPGAAINTTQTWSEGGPVKEAGYALPPGYSMLQGTSMASPQAAGAAALLLSAAKQKGLELPPADLRVALTSSASHIKDVPAHVQGSGLIDIVGAWKLITKKGNPAHEYKVKAPVDTAIDFALKDPGFGTGLYDREGGLKVGETKVYEITVTRTTGPDRNVQHKLSWKNNDGTFKLSSPEYVSLPLDVPVKLKVTAKAKKAGVHSAILELDDKKTVGIDHQVLSTVVVAHELNHPGYAFKNSSSVQRNGTTSYFFNVPEGAKTLEVALSALRSGSQTRFIALHPYGTPVDPTSTVNCYPNYENPANTCRPDVRSYKDPYPGVWEIEVESRRTSPLLDNPFKLDVSVLGASFDPAVQTIAEAKVGTPAAVNWTVTNGAAALEGKLKGGSLGSAKVDKPSISTGQTRQTTVTIGAGVEKLDFAIGGTSDANADLDLYVFRGATQVGSGTTAGSEERVSLTNPAAGTYTVIVEGYSVPSGSTTYDYRDVYYTPSLGTLKVDASKTYSLANGASAQVGAEVVVAGAAPEGRQFFGEVQLVNARGTAAGTGSVVIEKVTP